GCCGAAGAACTCGACCGCAATCCCCGTTCCCGTTCGGCGAAACTCCGGGCGGCCGTAAAACGCTGATACGATGTACCGAGACCACGAATTCGACCCGGTGACCCCCGAGGAGCAGGCCCGCCGCGAGCAGGAGGAGGAGTTCGCGCGCCGTGTGCGCCGCGAGGTGCGGCGCATGGAGCGGGGCGAAGCCGAAGAGGACATCCGCGCCGACGAGGAGCGCGAGGCCGAAGAGCGGGCCGAAGCCGAAGAACGCGAACGCCGCGAGCGACGCCGCAGGTCCAGCACCTTCTGGCAGCTGTTCTCGGGTACGATCCTCGTGCGCGAGGGCGTCTCGAAATACTATCCCTATATGCTGACCATCGCCGGGATGTTTTTTTTGAGCATCATGGTGATGTTCTGGTCGCTGCACCTCGACATGCGTTACACGCGTCTCGAGCGCGACGTGCAGAAACTCCGCGAACGCTCGATCCGCCTCCAGGAGCAGCGTTACCAGCGCACGACCCATTCGGCCATCGTCGAACAGCTCCGGGCGCGGGGCATCGAGCTTTACGACCCGCAGGCGCCGGGCGAGATCATCGAAAACTAAACGGCGATGAAGCAGGAACGTTCGAAGGTCAAAAGCGATATTCTGCTGCGGGTGAGGCTTCTGTACGTGCTCTTCATCCTCGCCGGGGCCATCGTGCTCGCACGGCTCGTCTGGGTGCAGCTGTTCAGTGCGGAGGTGGCCTACAATGCCGACCGCCTCGCCAGCCGCATCTTCACCGAGGAGGTCATCCCGGCGCAGCGAGGGAGCATCCTTTCGCGCGACGGCGAACCCCTCGCCACCTCGATCTTCCGCTATCAGGCCGCCTTCGACTTCGCGTCGCCGGGGCTGGATTCGCTCAAGACCTTCCGCGAACAGGCCGACTCGCTCGCGAAACTGCTGGCTGCCTTCTTCCGGGACAAGCCCGCCTCGGCCTATGCCAAACGTTTCCGCGAGGAGCACGCCCGCCGTTACCGGCTGGTCAATCCGCGCGACACCTCCTACCTGCGTTCCGAGGGGTGGATTTCGCGCATGATGGACCGCATGCGGGGCGAGGAATATGTCAAACGCCGCATCTACGACACGATCCGCGACCATACGCCCGTGAATATCTTTCCCCGCGAGGTGGATTTCGCCGAGTGGGAGACCCTGCGGCGTTATCCGCTGCTGAACTGGAACATGGGCATGGTCTACCGGCTGATCGAGCGCGACGAACGCATCTATCCCCAGGGCGAACTGGCGCGCCGTACGATCGGACTGACGGGCGACAAGGGCAATTACGGCATCGAGGAGGCCTACCGCGAGGAGTTGGCGGGCCGCGACGGCAAAGCCCTGCGCCAGCGCATCGCGCGCGGCTTTTACGGCCGGGTGGCGGGCGGGGACCACGAGGACCCGGTGGACGGCTTCGACATCGTCACGACGCTCGACCTCGACTTGCAGGATGTGGCCGACAAGGCGTTGAGGCGACAGCTGGAAGCCCAGAATGCTTTGTGGGGCACGACGATCGTGATGGAGGTCCATACGGGCGAAATCCTGGCGATGGTCAACCTCGGCCGCAATGCCGACGGGAGTTTCGCCGAGCGGGAGAACTACGCCCTGGGCCGCAGCATGGAGCCGGGTTCGACGTTCAAGCTGGCGACGATGCTCACGCTGCTCGACGACGCCCGGATGCCCGTCTCGACGGTTTACGACACCCACAACGGCGATCCGGTGACGGTAGGCCCGGCCAGGAACATCCGCGATTCGCACCGCGGCGACCGTGAAATCGACTTCCGGCGCGCCGTGGCTTCGTCGTCGAACGTCTACTTCGCCAAGGCGATCTGGGACCGTTACGGAAGTACGGGCAGAAAGCAGGAATACAGCGATTTTCTCCATAAGGAGCTGCATCTGGGCCAGACCGTGGGGCTGGAGCGGCTCGGCGAGCGGAAGCCCTCCGTCACCACGGACTGGAAGGTTCCCGACCCGGGCGT
This Alistipes shahii WAL 8301 DNA region includes the following protein-coding sequences:
- a CDS encoding FtsL-like putative cell division protein, whose amino-acid sequence is MYRDHEFDPVTPEEQARREQEEEFARRVRREVRRMERGEAEEDIRADEEREAEERAEAEERERRERRRRSSTFWQLFSGTILVREGVSKYYPYMLTIAGMFFLSIMVMFWSLHLDMRYTRLERDVQKLRERSIRLQEQRYQRTTHSAIVEQLRARGIELYDPQAPGEIIEN
- a CDS encoding penicillin-binding protein — protein: MKQERSKVKSDILLRVRLLYVLFILAGAIVLARLVWVQLFSAEVAYNADRLASRIFTEEVIPAQRGSILSRDGEPLATSIFRYQAAFDFASPGLDSLKTFREQADSLAKLLAAFFRDKPASAYAKRFREEHARRYRLVNPRDTSYLRSEGWISRMMDRMRGEEYVKRRIYDTIRDHTPVNIFPREVDFAEWETLRRYPLLNWNMGMVYRLIERDERIYPQGELARRTIGLTGDKGNYGIEEAYREELAGRDGKALRQRIARGFYGRVAGGDHEDPVDGFDIVTTLDLDLQDVADKALRRQLEAQNALWGTTIVMEVHTGEILAMVNLGRNADGSFAERENYALGRSMEPGSTFKLATMLTLLDDARMPVSTVYDTHNGDPVTVGPARNIRDSHRGDREIDFRRAVASSSNVYFAKAIWDRYGSTGRKQEYSDFLHKELHLGQTVGLERLGERKPSVTTDWKVPDPGVMLVKMSYGYRVRLAPIQMITFYNAIANGGKMISPVLVRELRRGDRVEERFESRTIASSIASRAALREVQQCLQAVCTEGTASAFFRDTTRLRVAAKTGTAQITDARSREGRYYLGSMVAYFPADAPRYTVLTTIETRAQAGKAYYGGPLAGPVVKRMVDYIFNRGRDWYGRVDDGGPRRYPDRMKGGDIAQVRRVADRLSPRASFESRTGWGRVAVDSLSNVVITSLPGDRGVMPDVRGMGLKDALFVLESRGLKVRFSGRGAVTQQSITAGARIAPGTAVVITLK